A region of the Nocardia asteroides genome:
GATGGCGCTGCCGTCGATCACGTCGTCACCGACGCGCACCACGACTCCGCTCAGCAAACTCGGGTCGACCTCGATGTGCACCGTGGTCGCCTTGCCGTAGATGCGCCGCAGGGAGGCGGCCAGCCGGTCACGCTGCTGTTCGGTGAGCCCGATGGCGGCGCGCACATGCGCGACGATCTGATCGCGGCGAGCCGCCGCGAGGTCGGCCAGTTCGTCGAAGGCGGCGCCGATACTCGTCCGCTGCCTGGTCACCACCTGCTCCGCCAGGGTCAGGGTGATGGCCTCCGTCTTGCCCGCGAGCAGCCCGTTGAGCAGCTCGCGCTTGGCCGAAGCCTGCTGCGACCGATCCGACAGCGCCTGATCCAACGCCGAGTTGTCGCTGATGATCCGGCCGAGCCGGAACAGCTCGTCCTCGACCGCTTCGAGCCGGCCACGCTGGGCCGCCGACTCCAGCAACGCCTCCTGGCCGAGCAGCACCAGAGTGGCCACCAGGTCGGAGGTGCGCGACCAGTTCTGGGCCACGGCGGTGGTCAGCACTGCCAGCGTGGCAGCGCTGACCTTGCCGCTGAAGACCCGCTCGC
Encoded here:
- a CDS encoding F0F1 ATP synthase subunit delta, whose protein sequence is MYAASREASARSREALRAALTGSDSAAATTGSELFAVVAVLDDQRSLRVALADVSVPGSARAELCERVFSGKVSAATLAVLTTAVAQNWSRTSDLVATLVLLGQEALLESAAQRGRLEAVEDELFRLGRIISDNSALDQALSDRSQQASAKRELLNGLLAGKTEAITLTLAEQVVTRQRTSIGAAFDELADLAAARRDQIVAHVRAAIGLTEQQRDRLAASLRRIYGKATTVHIEVDPSLLSGVVVRVGDDVIDGSAIGRLEKLRRALA